In the genome of Mixta calida, the window CGCAACGGTGATTAAACTGCCGCTTCTGGCATAGCAGCGTGTTGTGACATTGTCACTGAAACGCGCCGTCTGTCTTGAAAAGCAGCGTTTCAGGCCAGCGGGCCGCCAAGGATGGTCTCCCGCATACCGTTAAGAATACGTTCGCCGGTTTCCTGCTTCAGCTCCTCATACCAGGCGCGCGTCGCTTCAGGTTCCTTACCGTGAGTGACGTCACAGCGCTTGCGCGCCTTCAGCACCAGATCCTCGACTCGCGCCGCCCGGCGCGCCTGATAGCGGCGCAGCGCGTCCTCAATGCCCAGCGAATGCGTCTGTAACGTCATCGCCAGCACCACCGCATCCTCCATCGCCGCGCAGCCGCCCTGACCGATATCGGGCGTGGTGCTGTGCCCGGCATCGCCCAGCAGCGCCACGCGGCCATTCACCAGCTGCGGAAAAGGATCGATATCATGGATTTCGATTCGGTTGGTGGTATGGGGATCGATCGCGGCAATCAGCTTCTGCACCGGATCGGCCCACCCACTAAAATAGCGCAACAGATCCGATCGGACGCTGCTGCGATCTTCCGCCAGTCCCTTCGGCAGCGGCACATCGAAAAAGAAGTAGAAGCGGTTGCCGCTCACCGGCATCAGGGAGACGCGCTTGCCTTCGCCGACAAAGGTGGTCCACTGGTCGGCGGGCGCGATACTTTCATCCATCGCCACCAGACCGTTCCAGTTCACGTAGCCCGCATAGCGCCGTTCGGCGCTGTGGCCGGTGACCTGGGCGCGGATCACTGAATGGGTGCCGTCGGCGGCGATCAGGAAATCACCGCGCGCGTCGCTGCCGTCGGTAAACCAGGCGGTGACGCCGGAAGCGTCCTGCTCAATATGGCTGACGCGCTTGCCGAAATGAACGCGCTGCGCGCCGTAGCGGTTCAGCAGCATCGCCTGCAGGTCGGCGCGCGCCACCGGACAGGGCCGTTCGCCGACGCTTTCCACCAGCGGCTGCATGCTGAAGCGGGTAAGCACCTCGCCCTGGCGGAAATCGTGGTAGGCCATCATGGCCATATTGCCGCCCAGCGCCCGCAGCTGTTCGCCCAGCCCAAGGTAATTAAGGCACTTCACGCCGTTTGGCCAGATGGAGATCGCCGCGCCGACCGGCTTGATCACGCTGACCGCCTCGTAGACCTCTGTCTGATATCCGCTTTTCTCCAGCGCCAGCGCCGCGCACATGCCGCCGATGCCGCCACCGATTACAATCGCTTTCATTGCCGTCTCCTTTCTGTTGATAATGAGAGACTGCAACTTTTGTACCAGCTCTGTAGCGGCCTGCGCGCCGCATTTGCGGCGGTTTGGCAATCCTTGTTGCGCCTGAACGGGGCAAGACGCGCTAAAACGGGGCGCGCGCTGAAACCTTTGTTTCAGCGTCGGCTCAGAATATCGAACAGCCTAACCGTTCGGAAAACAGCTCCAGCGCGGCGGTGCCCGCCAGCGAATTGCCGGAGGCGTCAAGTCCCGGCGACCAGACGGCGATCGTCATCTTGCCAGGAATGACGGCGATAATCCCGCCGCCGACGCCCGATTTGGCGGGCATGCCGACGCGCCAGGCAAATTCGCCCGCGCCGTCATACATGCCGCTGGTGATCAGCAGGGCATTGACCTGGCGCGTCTGGCGCACCGTCAGCATCGACGGCGCATCGCCGAGGGGGCGGCCCTGATTCGCCAGATAAAAGAAGCAGCGCGCCAGCTCCACGCAGCTCATCGACAGCGCGCAGTAGTGGAAATAGGTTTGCAGTACCGTCGGCACGTCGTTTTCAAAGTTGCCGAACGACTTCATCAGCCAGGCGATGGCGGCGTTGCGCGCGGAGTGATCGAACTCAGAGCGGGCGACGTGGCGGTCATAGTTGATGGACGGCTCGCCGCAGAGCTGGCGCACCACTTCCAGCATACGCTGACGCGGCGCGGTCAGGCGGGTTTCCAGCATATCGCAGATCACCAGCGCGCCGGCGTTGATAAAGGGATTGCGCGGCTTGCCGCGTTCCAGCTCCAGCTGCACCAAAGAGTTAAACGGCTGGCCCGACGGCTCTTTGCCGACGCGCTGCCAGATCTCCTGTTCCTGATAGCGCGTCTGCGCCAGCGTCAACGACAGCACCTTGGAGATGGACTGGATCGAGAAGCGTTCGTTAGCATCGCCCGCCTGATACAGCGCGCCGTCGTGTGTCAGCACGGCGATGCCGAGCGCGTCGGGCTCAACCTGCGCCAGCGCCGGAATGTAGTCGGCCACCTTTCCCTGACGGGTCAGCGGGCGCACCTGATGCAGGATCTCTTCCAGTAAAGCATTGCTGATTTCAGCCACAGCACTCATCTCCGTTACGTGAGCTAATGGCGCAGCATGATCGGGGCTTGTCGTCGCTTCGTCAACGGGCGGAGAGAAAAAGCGCGGCGTAAAAGGCGGGTAAAGGGCAAAAGCGCGCCGCCGACGCATAATGCGCGGCGGCGGCAGGCATCAGGAAGGGATGATGCGGTTTTCTTTCAGCTTATCAAACAGGGCGAAGAAGGCTTCGCGCGTCGAGCGGTAGCCGGTGAAGCCGGCGTTGCGGCTTTTGCTGATATCGGTAAATACCTCCATCGGGCGGCCCAGATCGGCATCGGTATGCCACCAGGAGGCCAGACGGGCAACGTCCGACTCGCGCAGCTGATATTTTTGCGCAATCTGCCGCCAGTCATCTTCGGCGGCCAGCATACGACCTTCCAGCGGCTGCATTTCGCCGGGGAACGGCGCGGCTTCGATGCCGAAGTAGTCGGCGATCTGCTGCCACATCCATTTCCAGCGGAAAACGTCGCCGTTCACCACGTTGTAATCTTCATTCTGCGCGGCGGGCGTGGTCGCCGCCCATTCCAGCTGTTCCGCCAGCAGCCCGGCATCGGTCATATCGGTGACGCCGTTCCACTGCGCTTCAGAGCCAGGGAAGATAAACGGCTTGCCGGTCTCTTTACAGATCGTGGCGTAGACCGCCAGTGTCTGGCCCATATTCATCGCATTGCCCAGCGCATAGCCGATAACAGTGTGCGGGCGATGCACGCTCCAGGTGCAGCCATATTTCTCGGCGGCGGCGAACAGCTCATCTTCCTGCGCATAGTAGAAGTTATCTACCGGCTGGCGCCCCTGTTCTTCGCGGAACGGGGTCATCGGCACGCTGCCTTTGCCGTAGGCGTCGAAAGGGCCAAGGTAGTGCTTCAGGCCGGTCACCAGCGCGACATGGCTGCCTTTCAGGCGATCGCCCAGCGCTTCCAGCACGTTGCGCACCATCGCGCCGTTAACGCGAATGTTCTCTTTTTCATTCGCCTGACGCGACCAGACGCTGAAAAAGATGCTGTCGAACCGCTGACCGTCCAGTGTTTCATTGACAGACTGCGCCGAGGTCAGATCGGCGGTAAGGGAGTGACAGCCCTGCGGTACCGGCGCGCGGCCGCGTGAAAGACCATAAACTTGCCAGCCGTCCGACTGTAGTTTTTCCGCCAGTGCGCTGCCAACCACGCCGCTGACGCCCACGATTAATGCTTTTTTACTCATTACGCCTCCTGTAACAGTTACTGATAAGCATAATGCGGAATTTAATTCTTATCTCAGGTATAAATTCACAAGATTTCAGAACAGGATTCACAAATCATGGTAGGGAACGATCTGCTGAAAGGCATTATGCCGTTTGTGGCGACGGTGGAAGCGGGCAGCTTCAGCGCCGCGGCGGGACGGCTGAATCTGACCAGTTCAGCCGTCAGTAAAAGCATCGCCAGGCTGGAGGAACGGCTGGGATCGCAACTGTTTGAGCGCACCACGCGCAGCCTGAAGCTGACCGACGCTGGCGAAGCCTACTATCAAACCTGCCAGCGCGTGGTCAACGAGCTGAGCGAGGCGGAGTCGGTGCTGGCGGCGCAGCGCACCCATACCGTCGGGCGGCTGCGGGTAGCGGTGCCGATGACCTTTGGCCGCACCCATGTGATGCCGGTGATCAACGCGTTTTGCCGCGAACATCCCGATCTGCATATCAATATGACCTTCGCGGATCGCTTCGTGGATCTGTTTGACGAAGGGGTGGATGTGGCGGTGCGCATCGGCGGCCCGGCGGACTATCCCGCCTCGCTGGGCGTGCGCCATCTGGGCAACGAGCGGCTGGTATTTTGCGCCTCTCCGGACTATCTGCGGCGTCACGGCACGCCGCAGCATCTCGATGCGTTACAGCAGCATCGCGCGGTCGCCTATGAACGGGTGGACGGCTCTACCACGCCGTGGCGCTTTATCGCCGCCGACGGACGCATTGCCAGCCGCACGGTTAATCATGCGCTGGCGTTCGGCGACAGCGAAGCGCAGCTGAGCGCGGTCTGCGCCGGGCTTGGCATCGCGCAGATGGCAACCTGGCTGCTTCAGGAGGCGGAACAGGCGGGAAGGGTAAAGATCATCCTGCCGCAGCTGGCGCTTGACGGCCTGCCGCTCTATCTGGTCTGGCCGCGCAAGAAGCAGCTGTTGCCGAAAGTGGATGCGCTGTTGCAGGCGTTCCGGCAGCTCACTATTCGCTAGCAGCCTGCGGCGATAAAGTCGCCGTTGGGACTGACCGGCACCACGGACAGAAACAGCACCAGGGCGAAAAACAGCAACAGCAGGCCGCCCGCCACGCGCGCCAGCGCCACCAGGCCATCGAGCCGCGCGGGCGTATCGCGTAGCCAGATTGCAGTGACGGTGTCACGCATACGGTTAACCGCCAGCGACAGCAGCAACAGGGAAAGTCCGGTGCCAAGCGCCATCGTCATCACCGCCAACATCCCCCAGCTCACAATGCCGATGGCGTTAGAGAAAAGCAGTACGGTAATTGCGCCGCTACAGGGACGCAAACCAATGGCGGCAATGACGCTCAGCCGCTCTTTCCAGTCCGCCGGCTGGCTGGTCGCAATATGATGATGACCGCAGCCGCAGGCGTCATGATGATGAACGTGCTTTGCCGAGGAACGAAACGCACGTAGTCCACGCAGCAGCAGCCAAAAGCCGAACGCGGCGATCAACAGGGCGCTGGCCTTTTCTAAATACCAGCGGCTGAGGCTGAGATCGCCCGCCACCAGGTTAAAGCCCACCGCCAGAATAAAGACAAACAAAATAGCGCTTACTCCCTGCAACAGTGAGCCCGCCAGCGGCACCGCGCGCAGTGCGCCGGATGAGGGCGCCTGCTGGGTGCTGAGCCAGGTGGTCACTACAAATTTGCCGTGTCCCGGCCCGACGGCATGCAGCACGCCATAAATAAAGGTAAAGAACAGCAGCCACAGCCCGCCGCCGTACTGCCCGTTATTGATTTGCAGCAGATGCAGCACCAGATAGCGGTGCAGCGTAATCTGCGTCGTCAGGCTCCAGGCGAGAAATGCGCTCCAGTGCCACCAACAGAAACCGGCCAGCAGCGTGAAAAGCACGGCGAGGATCGTCAGGCTCTGCCTGCCGGAAGGAAAAGATGAAAGGGAGCGCGTCAGCATAGAAAATCCTTAAGGTCAGCCTGACCACAGTATAGATGCAGAGCAGACGGGCCTGCCTGTTCCGCGCATGGGCTTTTCGCATGCCATAAAAAAACCGCCACGCAGGGCGGTTTCATCACAGGAAACGGGCAGGATTACCAGCCTTTAATAATATCGCCTTTATAGAGCTCGTTAGCTTTATCAAGCACTTCCTGCGACTGGAATGCCTGCTTCAGCTTCTGAATGTTCGGGCTGTCTTTATTATCTTCGCGCGCCACAATCGCGTTGACGTATGGGGAGGCTTTGCCTTCCATAAACATGCCGTCGCGCGAGGCGGAGAGATTAACCAGTGCCGCGAAATTGTTGTTGATAATCGAGAGATAGACCTGCGGATCGTCCAGCGTGCGCGCCAGCTGCGGCGTATCCACTTCGACAAACTTCAGTTTTTTCGGGTTGGAGGTAACGTCCAGCGTGGTCGGCAGCAGGCCCGCTTCAGGCTTAACGGTGATCAGTCCCTGCGCCTGTAATAACAACAGGCTACGGCCCAGCGTCGTCGCCTCGTTGGAGAGGGTGACCGTTGCGCCGTCCGGCAGCTCTTTCAGCGATTTAATCTTGCGCGAATAGCCTGCAATAGGGAAGACAAAGGTATGGGTGACTACGGCGAAGCGATAGCCGCGCTCTTTGGACTGCATCTCTAAATAAGGCAGACTCTGGAAGGCGTTGGCGTCCACATCCTTGTTAAACAGCGCTTCGTTAGGCTGTACATAGTCGTTAAACGCGATCACATCGACATCCAGCTTATATTTATCGTGCGCCACCTGCTTAACGGTTTCCCACAGCGCCTGATCCGGGCCAGTATTGATCGCCACTTTAATTTTGCTGTCTTCCTCTTTATTGCAGGCGCTGAGCAGAGTGACGGACGCCGCCAGAAGGGCCGTGAGCAGTGTTTTTTTCATTTATGGTGTTCCCTTATAAGTGTTAGGAAATCACTATAATATACATCCAGACGTCTGTACATCCGTGGAAAATGCGTTTGCTCAAAAATGCGCCGCCTGAATTTTAAGCGGTGAGGCCGCACAGATTCTTACCGTTGCGTCGGCGATCCGGCGGAAAAGCAGAGTAAAAGAAAAACCCCCGTCACGTTCTACGGGGGTTTTCTCTGATGAACAGTTACTGAGCCGCCAGCTTCATGCGCTTGCGACGATAGCGTTTCCATAAAGGCGGCACTAACAACACGGCGATGGCCAGCGCCAGCAACACCTTACAGATCAGGCTTTCCCACAAAATAGGCAGGTTGCCGTTGCTGATCGACAGCGCGCGGCGCAGGTTCTGTTCCAGCATTTCGCCCAATACAAAGCCCAGAATCAGCGGCGACATCGGGAAATCCATCTTGCGCAGGATATAGCCGAAGATGCCCAGTCCCACCATCAGCATCAGATCAAAGGTGGTGCTGTGGACCGCGTAAACGCCCACCGCAGAGATCGCGGCGATAGCCGGCACTAAAAACCACAGCGGAATGTTCAGCATCCGGGCAAAGACATTGATCATCGGAATATTCATAATCAGCAGCATCACGTTGCCGATTAACAGCGCGGCGATCAGGCCCCAGACAATATCAGGCTGCTCAACGAACATCGCCGGGCCGGGCGTGATGTTATACAGGGTTAGCGCGCCAACCATCACCGCCGTCGTACCTGAGCCGGGAATGCCCAGCGTTAACATAGGAATGAAAGAGCCGCAGGCTGAGGCGTTGTTGGCCGCTTCCGGCGCCGCGACGCCGCGAATATCACCCTTACCGAATTGATCGCTGCCGCTGATCTTTTTCTCGGTCATATAGGCGATAGCGCTGGCGATCGTTGCGCCTGCGCCAGGTAACACGCCGACAAAGAAGCCGATAAACGAGGAGCGTAGGGTGGCGCCGGTCGACATGGCCGCCTCTTTCATATTGAACATCATGCGTCCGCTGGCGCGCACCGCTTTCTGCCCGGTGCTGGTCGACTCCAGCATCAGTAAAATTTCGCTGACGGAAAACAGGCCGATCACGACCACCACAAACTGAATGCCGTCAGAAAGGTGGACGCTGTCAAAGGTAAAGCGGTAAACGCCGGTATTGGCGTCGACGCCGACCGTAGCCATGCTCAGCCCAATCAGGGCCGAAAGGAATGACTTCAGCGGATTATGGCTCATCATGCTGCCCAGGCAGGCGATGGCGAAGACCATTAGCGCGAAATATTCCGCCGGGCCGAACGCCAGCGACCAGCTTGCCAGCAGCGGCGCGAACAAAATAATGCCGATGATAGCGATGGTCGAACCGATAAACGAACTTACCGCCGAGATAGAGAGCGCTACGCCCGCTTTGCCCTGTTGCGCCATCGGATACCCATCCAGCGCCGTCATAATCGCGCCCGCATCGCCGGGCACGTTGAGCAGAATGGAGG includes:
- a CDS encoding SDR family oxidoreductase, whose translation is MSKKALIVGVSGVVGSALAEKLQSDGWQVYGLSRGRAPVPQGCHSLTADLTSAQSVNETLDGQRFDSIFFSVWSRQANEKENIRVNGAMVRNVLEALGDRLKGSHVALVTGLKHYLGPFDAYGKGSVPMTPFREEQGRQPVDNFYYAQEDELFAAAEKYGCTWSVHRPHTVIGYALGNAMNMGQTLAVYATICKETGKPFIFPGSEAQWNGVTDMTDAGLLAEQLEWAATTPAAQNEDYNVVNGDVFRWKWMWQQIADYFGIEAAPFPGEMQPLEGRMLAAEDDWRQIAQKYQLRESDVARLASWWHTDADLGRPMEVFTDISKSRNAGFTGYRSTREAFFALFDKLKENRIIPS
- a CDS encoding tripartite tricarboxylate transporter permease, which encodes MDTWYFLMQGFGVALTPENLLIALIGCFIGTIVGLLPGLGPINGVAILMPLAFALHLPAETALILLATVYLGCEYGGRISSILLNVPGDAGAIMTALDGYPMAQQGKAGVALSISAVSSFIGSTIAIIGIILFAPLLASWSLAFGPAEYFALMVFAIACLGSMMSHNPLKSFLSALIGLSMATVGVDANTGVYRFTFDSVHLSDGIQFVVVVIGLFSVSEILLMLESTSTGQKAVRASGRMMFNMKEAAMSTGATLRSSFIGFFVGVLPGAGATIASAIAYMTEKKISGSDQFGKGDIRGVAAPEAANNASACGSFIPMLTLGIPGSGTTAVMVGALTLYNITPGPAMFVEQPDIVWGLIAALLIGNVMLLIMNIPMINVFARMLNIPLWFLVPAIAAISAVGVYAVHSTTFDLMLMVGLGIFGYILRKMDFPMSPLILGFVLGEMLEQNLRRALSISNGNLPILWESLICKVLLALAIAVLLVPPLWKRYRRKRMKLAAQ
- a CDS encoding MetQ/NlpA family ABC transporter substrate-binding protein, which translates into the protein MKKTLLTALLAASVTLLSACNKEEDSKIKVAINTGPDQALWETVKQVAHDKYKLDVDVIAFNDYVQPNEALFNKDVDANAFQSLPYLEMQSKERGYRFAVVTHTFVFPIAGYSRKIKSLKELPDGATVTLSNEATTLGRSLLLLQAQGLITVKPEAGLLPTTLDVTSNPKKLKFVEVDTPQLARTLDDPQVYLSIINNNFAALVNLSASRDGMFMEGKASPYVNAIVAREDNKDSPNIQKLKQAFQSQEVLDKANELYKGDIIKGW
- the hpxO gene encoding FAD-dependent urate hydroxylase HpxO; this translates as MKAIVIGGGIGGMCAALALEKSGYQTEVYEAVSVIKPVGAAISIWPNGVKCLNYLGLGEQLRALGGNMAMMAYHDFRQGEVLTRFSMQPLVESVGERPCPVARADLQAMLLNRYGAQRVHFGKRVSHIEQDASGVTAWFTDGSDARGDFLIAADGTHSVIRAQVTGHSAERRYAGYVNWNGLVAMDESIAPADQWTTFVGEGKRVSLMPVSGNRFYFFFDVPLPKGLAEDRSSVRSDLLRYFSGWADPVQKLIAAIDPHTTNRIEIHDIDPFPQLVNGRVALLGDAGHSTTPDIGQGGCAAMEDAVVLAMTLQTHSLGIEDALRRYQARRAARVEDLVLKARKRCDVTHGKEPEATRAWYEELKQETGERILNGMRETILGGPLA
- a CDS encoding nickel/cobalt transporter, with protein sequence MLTRSLSSFPSGRQSLTILAVLFTLLAGFCWWHWSAFLAWSLTTQITLHRYLVLHLLQINNGQYGGGLWLLFFTFIYGVLHAVGPGHGKFVVTTWLSTQQAPSSGALRAVPLAGSLLQGVSAILFVFILAVGFNLVAGDLSLSRWYLEKASALLIAAFGFWLLLRGLRAFRSSAKHVHHHDACGCGHHHIATSQPADWKERLSVIAAIGLRPCSGAITVLLFSNAIGIVSWGMLAVMTMALGTGLSLLLLSLAVNRMRDTVTAIWLRDTPARLDGLVALARVAGGLLLLFFALVLFLSVVPVSPNGDFIAAGC
- a CDS encoding LysR family transcriptional regulator, whose amino-acid sequence is MVGNDLLKGIMPFVATVEAGSFSAAAGRLNLTSSAVSKSIARLEERLGSQLFERTTRSLKLTDAGEAYYQTCQRVVNELSEAESVLAAQRTHTVGRLRVAVPMTFGRTHVMPVINAFCREHPDLHINMTFADRFVDLFDEGVDVAVRIGGPADYPASLGVRHLGNERLVFCASPDYLRRHGTPQHLDALQQHRAVAYERVDGSTTPWRFIAADGRIASRTVNHALAFGDSEAQLSAVCAGLGIAQMATWLLQEAEQAGRVKIILPQLALDGLPLYLVWPRKKQLLPKVDALLQAFRQLTIR
- the glsB gene encoding glutaminase B, whose protein sequence is MAEISNALLEEILHQVRPLTRQGKVADYIPALAQVEPDALGIAVLTHDGALYQAGDANERFSIQSISKVLSLTLAQTRYQEQEIWQRVGKEPSGQPFNSLVQLELERGKPRNPFINAGALVICDMLETRLTAPRQRMLEVVRQLCGEPSINYDRHVARSEFDHSARNAAIAWLMKSFGNFENDVPTVLQTYFHYCALSMSCVELARCFFYLANQGRPLGDAPSMLTVRQTRQVNALLITSGMYDGAGEFAWRVGMPAKSGVGGGIIAVIPGKMTIAVWSPGLDASGNSLAGTAALELFSERLGCSIF